A window of Castanea sativa cultivar Marrone di Chiusa Pesio chromosome 1, ASM4071231v1 contains these coding sequences:
- the LOC142640210 gene encoding putative E3 ubiquitin-protein ligase ARI8, whose translation MDSGDEINIYSDNEVNDYYGEDADNTDCNYDSLIKEEDFVDSDSDSPVAKRPRLEGPPDQNYTVLKQSDIRERQENTIAEVATVLSVSKAVATVLLRHYNWSAGEVHEAWFSDENRVRKNLGLLPIIEFPFDSTEVTCGICFDSFPTRDEIVSAACGHPYCVECFRDYIRTSINDGPGCLMLRCPDMSCSAVVDRDMVNSLVFEEDKQKYSTYLYRSYVEENKKIKWCPGPGCEFAIEFDDNRGWDVTCACGFSFCWNCVEDAHRPVDCETVANWIAKNHDESETKTWLLAQTKPCPKCAKPIEKNAGCMHMTCNPPCNHQFCWICLGDWRNHRKCNGYKEDKEKEVKKAKRHVKKYNHYYERWAANNLSRQKAVSDLRTVLTEQIEKLGEIHGKTQSQLGFILEAWQQIVECRRVLKWTYAYGFYLPRGEKAKKLLFEFLQGEAEAGLERLHGYAEKEVRQFLTDPEGSVNFEEFELRLKSLTGITKNYFEKLVRALENGLSEVQTFK comes from the coding sequence ATGGACTCCGGCGACGAGATCAACATCTATAGCGATAATGAGGTCAACGATTATTACGGCGAAGATGCAGACAACACTGACTGTAACTATGACTCGTTGATCAAAGAAGAGGACTTCGTGGATTCTGATTCCGATAGTCCTGTTGCTAAAAGGCCTCGTCTTGAAGGTCCTCCAGACCAAAACTACACGGTGTTGAAGCAATCAGATATACGTGAACGCCAAGAGAACACTATTGCAGAAGTTGCCACGGTTCTCTCTGTATCAAAAGCCGTCGCAACAGTTTTGCTCCGTCACTATAATTGGAGTGCCGGTGAGGTTCACGAGGCATGGTTTTCTGACGAAAATCGAGTCAGAAAAAACCTTGGTTTATTACCCATCATCGAATTTCCATTTGACAGTACTGAAGTCACATGTGGAATATGTTTCGATTCGTTCCCAACACGTGATGAAATTGTCTCTGCCGCATGTGGCCATCCTTATTGTGTCGAATGTTTTCGTGATTATATCAGGACTTCGATCAACGATGGTCCTGGATGTTTGATGCTGAGATGCCCCGACATGTCTTGTTCTGCGGTTGTTGATCGAGACATGGTGAATAGTTTGGTTTTTGAGGAGGATAAGCAGAAGTATTCGACTTATCTTTACAGGTCTTATGTCGAGGAGAATAAGAAGATCAAGTGGTGTCCTGGTCCGGGTTGCGAGTTCGCAATTGAGTTCGATGATAATCGAGGTTGGGATGTGACTTGTGCTTGTGGTTTTAGTTTTTGTTGGAATTGTGTTGAGGATGCTCATCGACCTGTGGATTGTGAAACTGTGGCTAATTGGATAGCGAAGAACCATGATGAGTCCGAAACCAAGACTTGGCTATTGGCTCAAACAAAGCCTTGTCCCAAGTGTGCAAAACCAATTGAAAAAAACGCAGGGTGTATGCACATGACATGCAATCCACCTTGTAATCATCAGTTTTGCTGGATATGTCTTGGTGATTGGCGTAATCATAGGAAATGTAATGGTTATAAGGAAGATAAggaaaaagaggtaaaaaaggCTAAGAGACATGTAAAGAAATACAATCATTACTATGAAAGATGGGCAGCTAATAACTTGTCAAGGCAAAAAGCTGTTTCAGACTTGCGTACAGTGCTAACCGAGCAGATTGAGAAGCTTGGTGAGATACATGGCAAAACCCAATCTCAGCTTGGGTTCATATTAGAGGCTTGGCAACAAATAGTTGAATGTAGAAGGGTGTTGAAGTGGACCTATGCATATGGGTTCTATCTGCCTAGGGGTGAGAAGGCTAAGAAGCTGCTTTTCGAGTTTTTGCAAGGGGAAGCAGAAGCTGGTCTTGAAAGGCTTCATGGATATGCTGAGAAGGAAGTGAGGCAGTTTCTCACAGATCCTGAGGGATCAGTAAATTTCGAAGAGTTCGAGTTAAGGCTGAAGAGCTTAACAGGAATTACTAAAAATTACTTTGAGAAGCTGGTTAGAGCATTAGAGAATGGCCTATCAGAGGTGCAAACTTTCAAATAG